A single genomic interval of Staphylococcus hyicus harbors:
- the rsmH gene encoding 16S rRNA (cytosine(1402)-N(4))-methyltransferase RsmH — protein sequence MFHHISVLLKETVDQLNIKEDGVYVDCTLGGAGHSAYLLSQLSDNGKLIAIDQDMTAINNAKEKLKNELHKVTFVHNNFRNLAAVLNELHIEKVDGILYDLGVSSPQLDIPERGFSYHHDARLDMRMDQTQSLSAYEVVNEWPYEDLVKIFFRYGEEKFSKQIARKIESKRQIQPIETTLELVELIKEGIPAKARRKGGHPAKRVFQAIRIAVNDELSAFEDSLEQAIDHVKINGRISVITFHSLEDRLCKQMFQEYEKGPDVPRGLPVVPEAYTPKLKRVNRKPIVASDSDLEENNRARSAKLRVAEILK from the coding sequence GTGTTTCATCATATTAGCGTGTTATTAAAGGAAACGGTAGACCAATTGAATATTAAAGAAGATGGTGTCTACGTTGATTGCACGTTAGGTGGCGCAGGACACTCTGCATATTTACTGAGTCAGTTGTCTGACAACGGGAAATTAATCGCAATTGATCAAGACATGACAGCAATTAACAATGCAAAAGAAAAATTGAAAAATGAACTTCACAAAGTAACATTTGTGCATAATAACTTTAGGAATTTAGCAGCAGTGTTAAATGAACTACATATCGAAAAAGTGGATGGCATTTTATATGACTTAGGTGTATCAAGCCCACAACTTGATATTCCAGAACGCGGCTTTAGCTATCATCATGATGCTAGGTTAGATATGAGGATGGATCAAACACAGTCACTTTCTGCGTATGAAGTTGTAAATGAGTGGCCTTACGAGGATTTGGTTAAAATATTTTTCCGTTATGGAGAGGAAAAGTTTTCTAAGCAAATCGCCCGTAAGATTGAATCTAAACGACAAATTCAACCTATTGAAACAACATTAGAGCTTGTTGAACTCATTAAGGAAGGTATACCTGCAAAGGCAAGACGCAAGGGAGGACACCCGGCTAAGCGTGTGTTCCAAGCGATACGAATTGCAGTTAATGATGAGTTATCAGCTTTTGAAGATTCGCTTGAGCAAGCAATTGATCATGTGAAAATAAACGGACGTATTTCTGTCATAACCTTTCATTCGTTGGAAGATCGTTTATGTAAACAAATGTTTCAGGAGTATGAAAAAGGACCGGATGTTCCTAGGGGATTACCAGTTGTACCAGAAGCGTACACACCGAAATTAAAACGTGTGAATCGCAAACCAATTGTCGCAAGTGATTCGGATTTGGAAGAAAATAACCGTGCTAGAAGCGCAAAGCTTAGAGTGGCTGAAATATTGAAATAA
- the mraY gene encoding phospho-N-acetylmuramoyl-pentapeptide-transferase — protein sequence MSFIFAIIAFIITAVLVPVLIPTLKRMKFGQSIREEGPESHMKKTGTPTMGGLTFLISAIVTTLIATVFVDTASPLLLLVFVTLGFGLIGFIDDYIIVVKKNNQGLTSKQKFIAQIVIAVIFFIVAKGMNAFDFSTNINLPFTDLSIPLSFAYVIFIIFWQVGFSNAVNLTDGLDGLATGLSIIGFSMYAIMSFVLAQPAIGLFCIIMVAALAGFLPYNINPARVFMGDTGSLALGGIFATISIMLNQELSLLFIGLVFVLETLSVMIQVTSFKLTGKRVFKMSPLHHHFELVGWSEWKVVGVFWTVGLISGLIGLWIGVS from the coding sequence ATGAGTTTTATTTTTGCAATAATCGCTTTTATCATTACGGCCGTGTTGGTACCAGTTTTGATTCCGACATTAAAAAGAATGAAATTTGGACAAAGCATTCGTGAAGAAGGACCTGAAAGTCATATGAAGAAAACGGGAACACCAACGATGGGAGGTTTAACGTTTTTAATTAGTGCCATTGTAACGACACTAATTGCGACTGTTTTTGTGGATACTGCTAGTCCATTGTTGTTATTGGTATTTGTCACATTAGGCTTTGGTTTAATAGGTTTTATCGATGATTATATTATTGTAGTAAAGAAAAACAACCAAGGATTGACAAGTAAACAAAAGTTTATAGCGCAAATTGTTATAGCAGTAATATTTTTTATTGTAGCAAAAGGAATGAATGCATTTGATTTTTCAACAAACATTAATTTACCATTCACCGATTTAAGCATTCCGCTATCATTTGCATACGTCATCTTTATCATATTTTGGCAAGTAGGTTTTTCTAACGCTGTTAATTTAACAGACGGATTGGATGGTTTAGCAACTGGATTATCGATTATAGGATTTTCAATGTATGCGATAATGAGTTTTGTTTTAGCACAACCAGCTATAGGTCTATTTTGTATTATTATGGTTGCAGCTTTAGCAGGATTTTTACCATATAATATTAATCCGGCCAGAGTTTTTATGGGGGATACTGGAAGTTTAGCTTTAGGTGGTATTTTTGCGACAATCTCAATCATGTTGAATCAAGAGCTATCTTTACTTTTTATTGGGCTTGTGTTTGTGCTTGAAACGTTATCAGTTATGATTCAAGTCACTTCTTTTAAATTAACAGGTAAACGTGTATTTAAAATGAGTCCATTACATCATCATT
- the ftsL gene encoding cell division protein FtsL, whose product MAVERVYEPYHHADAQPQVRPNPQPQTRPHTKTRQSQVKKTVVVGLTRFEKMLYISLITIIAVLSIYMLSLKMDAYDTNGKIADLNQKIEKQTSQNSALEAETKQNASYKRIYDKAQQQGMSLKNDNVKVVRKNAETQN is encoded by the coding sequence ATGGCAGTAGAAAGAGTATACGAACCATATCACCATGCAGATGCACAACCGCAAGTAAGACCTAATCCTCAACCTCAAACGAGACCACATACGAAAACACGTCAATCGCAAGTCAAAAAAACGGTAGTCGTTGGTTTAACGAGATTTGAGAAAATGTTATACATATCGTTGATAACTATCATTGCCGTATTGAGTATCTATATGCTATCGTTGAAAATGGATGCATATGATACGAATGGAAAGATAGCAGATTTAAATCAAAAAATTGAAAAGCAAACGAGTCAAAATAGTGCATTAGAAGCAGAAACAAAACAAAACGCATCATATAAACGCATCTATGATAAAGCCCAACAACAGGGTATGAGTCTTAAGAATGACAATGTAAAGGTAGTGCGTAAAAATGCCGAAACGCAAAATTAA
- a CDS encoding penicillin-binding protein yields the protein MPKRKIKIKKNKLGAVLLISFFGLLFFLLVLRYSFVMLTGHSSGEDLIVKANHKYLAKLEEHAERGKIFDRNGKVLAEDVDRFRLAAVLDPKASKDSKKPRHVKDKKETAKKLAKVIDMPEKDIEKRLDNKKAFQVEFGKAGKGLTYQDKDKIEKMNLPGITLYPEVQRFYPNGNFASHLIGLAQKDPDSGELKGALGVEKIFDSYLTGKKGHSSFTTDIWGYITPNSKSEVAPERGDDVHLTIDSNIQVFVEEALDNMVKRYEPKDLFAVVMDAKTGEVLAFSQRPTFNPETGEGFGKKWANDLYQNTYEPGSTFKSYGLAAAIQEGEFDPKKKYESGYRDIQGSRIYDWNKKGWGEIDMGLGFTYSSNTLMMKLQDLVGADKMKAWYEKFGFGKATGSLFDGEASGHIAWDNELMQKTSAFGQSTTVTPAQMLQAQSAFFNKGTMLQPYFIQSIMNPVEDKTFYKGERKETGKPITNDTAEKVKKQLDEVVNSEKSNAKNYRVDGYRIGGKTGTAQVADEKNGGYVKGANPYFVSFIGHAPSKDPRIVVYAGMSLAQKRDQEAYEMGVSRAFVPIMQNTLQYLNVGNEEVKNNGKLNEVPDVTNQSKQRAEDTLKGKSFNPVIIGNGDKVVSQSPDRNVKLLPNSNVLIMTDGDLTMPDMTGWTRDDLIAFESLTGIKVKVTGSGFVKSQSISPHAAINKKQDIEVELKSQ from the coding sequence ATGCCGAAACGCAAAATTAAGATTAAAAAAAATAAACTGGGAGCAGTCCTCCTTATTAGCTTTTTTGGACTGCTCTTTTTTCTATTGGTTTTGAGATATAGTTTCGTAATGTTAACTGGTCATTCCTCAGGAGAGGATCTAATTGTAAAAGCCAATCATAAATATTTAGCTAAACTTGAAGAGCATGCTGAAAGGGGTAAAATCTTCGACAGAAATGGAAAAGTTTTAGCTGAAGATGTTGACCGTTTTAGGTTAGCAGCTGTGTTAGATCCAAAAGCTAGTAAAGACTCTAAAAAACCGCGGCACGTTAAAGATAAGAAAGAAACTGCAAAAAAATTAGCTAAAGTCATTGATATGCCTGAAAAGGATATTGAAAAACGTTTAGACAACAAAAAAGCGTTTCAAGTGGAGTTTGGAAAAGCAGGTAAAGGATTAACGTATCAAGATAAAGATAAGATTGAAAAAATGAATTTACCAGGGATTACATTGTATCCGGAGGTGCAACGTTTTTACCCTAATGGTAATTTTGCATCTCATTTAATTGGGCTAGCGCAAAAAGATCCAGATTCAGGTGAACTTAAAGGTGCGCTCGGCGTAGAGAAGATATTTGATAGTTATTTAACTGGTAAAAAGGGTCATTCTTCTTTTACTACAGACATATGGGGGTATATTACACCTAATTCTAAAAGTGAAGTTGCTCCTGAACGTGGAGATGATGTACATTTAACCATCGACTCTAATATTCAAGTGTTTGTCGAAGAAGCATTAGATAATATGGTGAAACGTTACGAGCCAAAAGACCTCTTTGCGGTAGTGATGGATGCTAAAACAGGTGAAGTTTTAGCATTTAGCCAACGTCCTACATTCAACCCAGAAACAGGAGAAGGGTTTGGAAAAAAATGGGCGAATGATTTATATCAAAACACATACGAACCAGGTTCTACATTCAAAAGTTACGGATTAGCTGCAGCCATTCAAGAAGGTGAATTTGATCCTAAAAAGAAATATGAATCTGGATATAGAGATATTCAAGGTTCTCGTATTTACGACTGGAATAAAAAAGGTTGGGGAGAAATTGATATGGGGCTTGGTTTCACATATTCTTCCAACACTTTAATGATGAAACTTCAAGATTTAGTCGGTGCGGATAAAATGAAAGCGTGGTATGAAAAATTTGGTTTTGGTAAAGCAACCGGTAGTTTGTTCGACGGAGAGGCTAGCGGCCATATTGCATGGGATAATGAATTGATGCAAAAAACGTCTGCTTTTGGACAATCAACAACTGTCACGCCAGCACAAATGCTCCAAGCACAATCCGCTTTTTTCAATAAAGGAACAATGCTTCAACCTTATTTCATCCAATCCATAATGAATCCAGTTGAAGACAAAACATTTTATAAGGGTGAGCGTAAAGAAACAGGAAAACCGATTACAAATGACACTGCTGAAAAAGTTAAGAAACAACTTGATGAAGTTGTGAACAGTGAAAAAAGTAATGCGAAAAATTATCGCGTAGATGGTTATCGTATTGGTGGTAAAACAGGGACGGCCCAAGTTGCTGATGAAAAAAATGGAGGGTACGTCAAAGGTGCGAACCCATACTTTGTGAGTTTTATAGGCCATGCGCCAAGTAAAGACCCTAGAATCGTAGTATATGCAGGTATGAGCCTTGCGCAAAAACGTGACCAAGAAGCTTATGAAATGGGTGTCAGCCGTGCATTTGTACCAATCATGCAAAACACATTGCAATATTTAAATGTAGGTAACGAAGAAGTGAAAAATAATGGTAAACTAAATGAAGTACCTGACGTTACCAATCAGTCTAAACAAAGAGCTGAGGATACGTTAAAAGGGAAATCATTTAATCCTGTTATCATTGGTAATGGTGATAAAGTCGTGAGTCAAAGCCCAGATCGAAATGTAAAGTTACTGCCAAACAGTAACGTCCTCATTATGACTGATGGTGACCTTACAATGCCAGATATGACAGGGTGGACTAGAGACGATTTAATCGCTTTTGAATCACTTACAGGTATTAAAGTGAAAGTGACAGGAAGTGGTTTTGTAAAATCACAATCCATCTCACCACATGCTGCTATCAATAAAAAACAAGACATTGAAGTGGAATTAAAATCACAGTAG
- a CDS encoding N-acetyltransferase, whose translation MTKVVHLDINYRTEELFEEFRNFGNKDLYMVDELHGEMIDASSDSPFYGIYVGEKIGARMALYRKGEVEETYFPDYDDYLVVWKLEVLKKYQGKGYGTTLLEYAKSFNEPIKAIARFESKSFFIENGFKDLNAKNDDGHDILIWDPKHS comes from the coding sequence ATGACAAAGGTGGTACATCTCGATATTAACTATCGTACAGAGGAACTTTTCGAAGAATTTAGAAATTTCGGAAATAAAGACCTCTACATGGTCGATGAATTGCACGGTGAAATGATTGATGCAAGTTCAGATTCTCCATTTTATGGAATCTATGTCGGTGAAAAAATCGGGGCGCGCATGGCACTTTATCGTAAAGGGGAAGTTGAAGAAACATATTTTCCAGATTATGACGACTATTTAGTCGTGTGGAAATTGGAAGTATTAAAAAAATACCAAGGCAAAGGCTACGGCACAACTTTGTTAGAATACGCAAAGTCTTTTAATGAACCTATAAAGGCCATTGCCCGCTTTGAATCAAAATCATTCTTTATTGAGAATGGATTTAAAGATTTAAATGCTAAAAATGACGATGGGCATGATATATTAATTTGGGATCCAAAGCATTCATAA
- a CDS encoding beta-class phenol-soluble modulin: MSELINVIKDTIQAGMNHDWVSLGTGIADILAKGINVISGLIGG, encoded by the coding sequence ATGTCAGAATTAATTAATGTGATTAAAGATACGATTCAAGCAGGTATGAATCATGATTGGGTATCTCTTGGAACTGGAATTGCAGATATTTTAGCAAAAGGAATTAATGTCATCTCTGGTTTAATTGGCGGTTAA
- the bshC gene encoding bacillithiol biosynthesis cysteine-adding enzyme BshC gives MDCYKVIVNEKDQFISQYTNHNHNLIQYYDFDPNKEESYAVRMAQSNNGREQQLAQIIRQYMSDLSLSEAQVYALDQLAQGAKVVIGGQQAGLLSGPLYTFHKVLSIIVKSEELSKIYDQPVVPVFWIAGEDHDFDEVNHTYVYNEESGQIKKVKFHTMTPPESSVSQYEPDMDALLNVIEAYFREIPETYYTKGLIRELKEMVSHTTHWSTLFKQIIHRCFREQGILVIDASYPPLRALERPFMKTLLSNHMKVDQAFRQGQEKTTASGIPKMIETDTNVHLFLEIEGQRQLLHYENGGYTTTKFEGHYSKEALFDLIDEAPGRFSNNVVTRPLMQEWLFNTVAFVGGPSEIKYWAELHRVFQTLHIKMPIVLPRLRLTYVTPKTKKLLNQYKLNVREVIEKGATDAKDRFVRANASETVLNEINHMMESQQLFYEKLSQEMSHTVDNQNLLEKNHKIQRQQYEYLKQRYLRNIEKENDISMRHFHQLTSMLHPMGGLQERVLNPFQFLNIFGWDMYTSSTFPPLDYTFNQIVIET, from the coding sequence ATGGATTGTTATAAAGTCATAGTGAATGAGAAGGATCAATTTATATCTCAATATACTAATCACAATCATAATTTGATTCAGTATTATGATTTCGATCCCAATAAAGAGGAAAGTTATGCCGTGCGCATGGCACAATCGAATAATGGCAGAGAGCAACAATTAGCACAAATTATTCGACAATACATGTCTGATTTATCTCTGTCTGAAGCACAAGTATATGCGTTAGATCAATTGGCACAGGGAGCTAAAGTTGTCATTGGTGGTCAACAAGCAGGACTACTGAGTGGTCCCTTATATACATTCCATAAAGTGTTGTCAATTATTGTTAAATCTGAGGAACTTTCAAAAATATATGACCAACCCGTCGTTCCAGTATTTTGGATTGCAGGGGAAGATCATGATTTTGACGAAGTGAATCATACGTATGTATATAATGAAGAAAGTGGACAAATTAAAAAAGTTAAATTTCATACAATGACACCTCCAGAATCATCAGTATCTCAATATGAACCTGATATGGATGCACTTTTAAATGTTATTGAAGCGTACTTTCGAGAAATTCCTGAAACCTATTATACGAAGGGGTTAATTCGTGAGTTAAAAGAAATGGTGAGTCACACGACCCATTGGTCAACGTTATTTAAACAAATCATTCATCGATGTTTTCGTGAACAAGGCATTTTAGTCATTGATGCAAGTTATCCGCCTTTAAGAGCATTAGAACGTCCATTTATGAAAACCTTGCTGTCAAACCACATGAAGGTCGACCAAGCGTTCAGGCAAGGTCAAGAGAAAACAACAGCGAGTGGCATCCCTAAAATGATTGAGACCGATACGAATGTACATTTATTTTTAGAAATCGAGGGTCAACGACAATTGCTTCATTATGAAAATGGGGGCTATACGACGACTAAATTTGAAGGACATTATTCAAAAGAGGCGTTATTCGATCTTATCGACGAAGCGCCAGGACGGTTTTCTAATAATGTGGTCACGCGCCCATTAATGCAAGAGTGGTTGTTTAACACTGTTGCCTTTGTAGGTGGACCGAGTGAAATCAAGTATTGGGCTGAGCTGCATAGGGTGTTTCAAACGTTACACATTAAAATGCCAATTGTACTGCCGCGTTTGAGACTTACTTATGTGACCCCTAAAACAAAAAAATTATTAAATCAATATAAATTGAACGTACGTGAAGTAATTGAAAAAGGAGCAACGGATGCTAAAGATAGGTTTGTACGCGCAAATGCGTCCGAAACTGTGTTGAATGAAATTAACCATATGATGGAATCTCAACAATTATTTTATGAAAAGTTATCTCAAGAGATGTCTCATACGGTAGATAACCAAAATTTATTGGAGAAAAATCATAAGATTCAACGCCAGCAATACGAGTATTTAAAACAACGCTATTTAAGAAATATCGAAAAAGAAAATGATATTAGTATGCGACATTTCCATCAGTTAACATCGATGCTCCATCCGATGGGCGGATTACAAGAACGTGTCCTTAATCCATTCCAATTTTTAAATATTTTTGGGTGGGATATGTACACGTCCTCCACTTTCCCTCCACTCGATTACACATTCAATCAAATTGTTATAGAAACATGA
- the mraZ gene encoding division/cell wall cluster transcriptional repressor MraZ, with product MFMGEFENKLDAKGRMIVPSKFRYDLNERFIITRGLDKCLFGYTLDEWQNIEEKMKTLPMTKKDARKFMRMFFSGAIEVEIDKQGRINIPAKLREYANLDKDCTVIGVSNRIEIWDRQTWNDFYEESEDSFEEIAEDLIDFDF from the coding sequence ATGTTCATGGGCGAATTTGAAAACAAACTTGATGCAAAAGGACGTATGATCGTACCGTCCAAGTTTCGTTATGACCTCAATGAGCGTTTTATTATCACTCGAGGCCTTGATAAATGCTTGTTTGGTTACACACTCGATGAATGGCAAAACATTGAAGAGAAAATGAAAACCTTACCTATGACAAAAAAAGACGCTAGAAAATTCATGCGTATGTTCTTCTCTGGTGCGATAGAAGTGGAAATCGACAAGCAAGGTAGAATTAATATCCCTGCTAAATTGCGTGAATACGCAAATCTTGACAAAGACTGTACGGTGATTGGTGTTTCAAATCGTATTGAAATTTGGGATCGTCAAACATGGAATGATTTTTATGAAGAATCTGAAGACAGTTTTGAAGAAATAGCAGAAGATTTAATTGATTTTGATTTTTAA
- a CDS encoding alpha-1/alpha-2 family phenol-soluble modulin, with protein MIWTDIILGIIKLIKGLVDTFTKK; from the coding sequence ATGATCTGGACTGATATCATTCTTGGCATTATTAAATTAATCAAAGGCTTAGTAGACACTTTCACTAAAAAGTAA